The genomic region GCAAAATAAATCCAAAGAaatgggaaaataaaaaggaaagaaataaaatcaagCTTGCAAGTTTTTTTGCCAATGAAATAACCACAAAATAAAGGGGGTATAAATTACCTTTCTAAATAActagcaagagagagagagatcaataGAACAGATCCCTTGATATGGCAAATGttttcatgtcaattttttGCAAGTGTATAGAATAATAAGTTTATGCGAATATAAAcagaaaaatagaagaaagaatCACACAAGAAGACAAAagatttacgtggttcggccttaggcctacatccacgggCGGTTTCAAGAAAGTTTCACTAAGAAAATAAGGAGATTACAAATGTGACACAAAGACACTCTCATAGAACCCAAACCCATATACACCCAAAGAACTATCACTCTCAATTTACAAGAGCCAAGGCTGAAGATATTTCATAAAGAGCCCACATATGTATAATACCCTAAGTAAAATGATTCAAATCCTAAACCAAGTACAGTaccaaaccaaaaagaaatagaGTCCTAGCCAAAGTCAATAAAAGGATTCCAAGTCAGATACAATTCAAATTTGACTTTCACACTTGAGATTCATGCTTGAATTCCCCACTTAAGAATACCCCTCCCAGTTGGGGATACGGCAGCTATTCTTGATGGTTGTTAGGTCTTCAACTACATGGAACAAACAAGAACTCCTTCAATTGCTTCCTTCACCCACTaattctcattctcttcttggtttaaaatcaatttgataTCTGCTCCAACATAATACCTAAAACATTTTCTGGACACAAAAGTATGTCATAAGACAAGATGCAAGTTATGCGGACACAGTCACccaaatacaaaaccaaaaattgatgttgttcttttattatatcCACTTACCCTTATTTTCCACTTTATTGCACAAAAGCACAAGTCCTCCAAGGTGGTGGACTTCACAGTGGTATGAGATCACATTTGTTGCTCTTGTCATCTAATCtgcaaaaaaaaagtcatctggcatttataaggaaaaaactTAATATTGTATGAATGacaaataaaattgattaattgtgTTAACTCCAATTAACAAGTTGAAAATTCTGAGTAGATCAATGCCTAACAAGAAATGCATTCAAATAAGGTTAGCTAATTGCACGTGTGAATTGTTCACTCTcgtggaagaagaaaaaattcaaacacataatCAATGCTTAAACTAAATAAGATGGTACTTCACCCTAACATTCAAATGGTGATTGTCttaagaaatattttgaaaatcttgtgGGTGAAGAAAACAATTGCGcaaatttaattgaattctaTATGAAGCTTTTGTTTCCTAAAGATAGTGAGTGCAAGTACCTATACTTAAATTTTATCCATTAAACGAAAATAACTTCTTTCTCACAATATCTAGAAAGCATACTCCAAACGTTTAtcaaccaatcaaaattttctatgaTAAACAATCCTTTAAGAAATTGATGTTTAAATGTGAGAAACTAATCACCAAGGAGGACCAATAAAATCTCTGGTAACTCAGTTGAGACAATAGGAATTCAGAAGCCCATTTTCCATGGGTTCTGAAAAGCTGCTACCAGAAAATATTATCATGGGAAACCTTTGTAGTCATTTGAGTAGcaattttatttgagaaacaggGAACATTTCATAATTTCTAGTAaggaaaaaatatcaaataagaGTCAGGTAGAAAACCAGGAGCTTCATTTAGATGGATTGAGACAGGGCCTTACCTTCACCTTAAGTGCAAATTTCTGTCTAGAAAAGCGTTGACATATATAACTTGATTCATAGAATGAAACTGCTGGAACATGTGCTCAATCCCGATACTCACCTATACAAGAACCACTACCAAGAAAGTGAACATAATTGGAAAATTAATATAAGCAACATGAAGAGAGGAGGTCCAATTAGTAACAATAATGTATTCATAATTTTACTTGGGGACCCAAACAGTTGGAACATTACTCATTTGGAGTCTTTTGATTGATAGCTATAGTTATTTCGcaatccttttatttttttggatatgtaataaaaatttattaacaaaGCTAAAATGCAAATAATCAACAAAGTCTACAAAAGAGAAGGAACTGTAGCTCTGCCAATACCAGCAGGCCACTCATAAAGAAGGCAAAATTAAGTTCATGAGTAGACAACTCAATGCCATTAAGCATGTGATTATTTGGCATTTCATTTAAAGCCTTGTGAAAACTAATGACTTCCTGTTATTGAAACTAGAAGGTGCAGATTCAAGTGATATGCCGTAGGTGTCATAACTCTAATTGTCCACTGCTGGATTATTTTGTATGCCAAGCATCCTTAAGAATGTAAGGCAATTTCAAAGATGAAAGCAAATGTCATGCTAATGAACTGAATGCACTCACCAAGCGATCGTTGTTCATGGAAAGTTTTAGGTGCAATCTCACTGGAAAATCACATATTTTCCCTAAAAATCAGCTAGTCATTTAAACATGGATCCTGACAATGCTaatctcttattttctttagaaGTTGTATATCAACCACATTTCTATTAGAGCAAGATCAGATGGCTTTCTCATCAAAATATATGCATCATGTCTGGACCTTCCACAAATAGAGAAAATAGTAATATCAAAACTCTTGTAGTAACTAATGGCATCTTTAGTCCAGATTAATATATTTCTCTTGATAGTTCCTGTGACTTATTTCTATCAGAAGCTTCATGAATACTACTATGTAGGAATAAAGGTCATACTTTgagaatcacaaaaaataatgtaGGAATAAAGGTTAATACTTTTGAGAAGcacaaaaaataacatttatgacaaaaaaaacGTCACAGTGGTGAAAAGTCCAAGAATCATTTACCATGAAATGAAGCTATCTATAAAATCAGGGAGTACTCTGCAGTCTGCTCTAACAACAAGCTATGCTCTTCATTCATTAGAACCTACCAAAGCTCtgtttgaaaatgaaataaaaacagAATAAGAGAGGAAACTAATAATATGCCAACGATATTGCAAACTCCAAAAAATGAAACCTAAATTACGTGAAAAGATTAAATTTGGTAATAACTGAGATAGTTACCTTTCCTTTTCTAATAGTTTGCTGCATAATCTTATAACCAGCTAAGTTTGAAGAAACATGCACTCTTAAGCTTGCCAGCTTCAGTATTCAATACTCCTCTAGCCTCGGCTAAAATCCAATCACCGATAAACTCACCATACATGATGAAAGGGAAAATGAATAGTTCATTTGTTTGGCTACCACTTTAAGCATTAACTATGATCTTAACCCAAGGCAACCCGCaatctaaaaatttatatagttaGACAAATATGGtactttgattttttcaataaaatataggAACAACTTCCATTTAATTAAGAATGATTGATTCAttgtaaaaattgaaatcaattccAAGTGCAGCACCAAGTAATATTCACCCCTGAAATTGTGAACTTCTAGAACACCAACTGTAGCACCTTTCTTTTCAATTAACACCaagatactaaaaaaaattaggagtaAATAcagaaattattttgttattgacAAAATAGTTCTTAGCAACTTAACttaaattttgtgaatttttgttgtaGTTGTCATCATCAATTGTAGATATTGCACAACACGAAAAAggaataaacacacacacacacatatataaacacAAATACTGCACAACAAGCTAATTTATGTACTGTAGATGTATACGCtagattcccccccccccccccgacaCAAACATTACCACAATACCAAGTGCCAATTTTGACACTATCTACATAGCAAGAAACCTTGGCATCCAGATACGCCACCTAATCAACTCAATATGAGATACCATGATATAAATAAGAAATAGATAAAAGGAAAATTCGCATATTTTGTTGagttgtagagaaaaaaaattctaataccATTAAGTTGTTGAAACCAAATAGTTTTCATTAAGCTCCATTTCTTGGAGAgaacaaagaagaaattttgattttgatttctaTCGAGGATAGGGAAAAAACAATGATATGTAGACATAAGTTTTCATACCACTGAAATGGATCCCCTTTAGCATCTTTGTGGTAAGATGACACGCTGATGAATTCCCAGTATCTACAAATATTTTGGCAATCCTCACTGGTGAGGGCACAAATATCAGTGGCCAATCCAACTCTCCAATACCCTGCATTGCTTCTTGCTTCAATCTGCTAAAAGTGACATACCcacctcaaaaataaataaaaactacatcaacccaaaaagaaaatctccacaatcaagagatgagagagagaaagaggactCACCATCATTCAAGAGAAGCATGCAGAGAGCTAGTGCACGCTTATAAGCGTTGATCTTTCTCATATAGCTTGGTTCAGACAAGGCCTTGCCTTCACCTTGTAAGCCAATTCcagaaaattgtttacatatatatatatatggaatgaAGCTTCCAGACACGTGCTAAATCCCCTGACTGAATGATAGGGCTCCtacaagaaatgaaattttttattaaaaaccaaaaagtgaTGACTATTCAGTATCAAGACTATGTTTTACTATAGCTggaaataattaatcatttattCTTTTCTGTTAgataactaaatatatatatatatatatatatatatatatatatatatatatatcgggAATTCAATCACAAAAGCCACAAATGTTTCACGAGTATCAATTCAATGCCATAATGTTGTTAGTTATTGAATTCCCAATGTATATCATTTGATTACTAGTGAAACCTCTGTTTCTTTGGTTTAGAAACATATTCAATTCAATTGGAAATTAACAATTGATTCATATATCAAGTAGTGCTTTTAATAAAACTAATTATTTGTAGACATGGTAttatttacaacaaaaaaaaaaaatttgaagatatAACAGCAAGTTGGAAGTTCATACATAACAAGAAATTGAATCAACTGAATACCTGCACAACAAGCTAGTTCCTGCAGAATGGCTGCCAAATTTAATTCTTCCCACAATATTACCCTGATATCACTTTGTGGTTTGTGCCCAATTTTACTCTGTCTACATAGCGAGTAATGATGCATAGTTGCatataaaacaaatcaactCATCAACTCAATTCAAGATACAAAGCCGTAAtttgcaaaaatgaaaaaatagattAAAGGGACTAGGTGACAAAAGTAATAATTTGTTTACCATAtttccaaaataagaaaaaaaaatcaaagattgaaACTTAATCTACTcagatttatttaattagaacATGTACTCCTATAGCAAGTgaaaatacaataaaagaaGCATTGATATTAGTACATAAATGGAATGCATCAAGTCACACATCAAAAGAATACATACAGTCATGTTGCTGATATTTGCAGAAAGAATAACTTCAACCCAGTAAATACTCAATGtgagactcatcacacacccacacaacaCACACTTAGTCAATATCCAATAAAATCCAAGGCATTGCTTGTTGAGAAATCTCTCCTCCTATTCCTTCGGATAACACCTAGTGGCTAATTTTACTCTGTTTTACACAATTAGGAATGAAGCACCTCAAATACGTCACCTCATCAACTTTATTCGAAACACAAACATGTAATTTCTTGGAATAAAGAAACTGATTTGGGAAAACTCACATATTCTTTTTCCTAACAGGGGAAGTTacaaaataagaaatgaaaattaaaaatcatatgaGCAGATAAAAGAGGttaaaaggaaagagaagaaagaatgagataGTACCAATGGTTAGTTGTTGATTTATTGAACCACCCAAATGGTTTGATTAAGTTCCAATTATTATGAGCAAGTCTTCTGTGATTCATTTGGTTCTTCATCTGAAATTCAATCACCAAGAAATATATTGAAATAGTCAAcgagaaaaaaatgagagtaaaGGAGAATAAGAAGTTGAGTTTTTGATTTTCAATGAAACATTGGATAAGACGGTAGTTTAGTTAGATAACTCAGTTTGTTGCTGACGTAGATCCCCTTTCAAGTTTGGGATATGAGCAATCTTTGGCCAATCTTTGCCTGTTTCTCTCTTGCATCTTTTCAGTAAGATGGGACAGCTAGTAATTTGTAGTGTCTTCAAAGAGGTAAGGCCTTGTATCCCTTCAGGCAATGATTTTAGTTTGGGGCAATCCCAAATATCTAGTGTATGCTAAGAGGCAAGACCACCCATCCCTTCAGGCAATGATGTCAATTTTAGGATTTGGATCCGGTGCTATACTTAGGGTATTGCACCGGGTGCAATTGCTattaatggttgagattgatagTTGCAAAaagcaactttcaatctcaaccattgattaaaaaaggttaacaaaaaagttaacaaaagtaaaaagtaaaagtttaaaaagtaaaatgaaaaaaaattgtgagagaggGAAAGGTGAATTGCACCTTATGCAATACCCTAAGGATTGCACCGGATTGTAATCCTCAATTATATATGGTAAGGAATGAGATAGTTACCATTCTTTTTCCAATAATTTCTGCATAATCTGATTACCAGCTAGGTTTGAAGAAACATGCACCCTTAAATTTGTTTCCTTTAGTAATGTTCCTCAGGGCATCTGCTAAAAGCTAATAACTGATAAACTCACCATACCTGATGAAACCAGAAAATTAAGATATAGTTGGACTTCTATTTGAATCAATGAAAAGGGgactgagaaaagaaatgaatgaacctaCAGTGGAGTTAAATCTTCCTGAAAAGATTTCAATCTCTGGGATGTGCGTTGCTTGGCCCTCTCATGACCTATTTCCACCCAACATTTTCTCAAATAAGTAAGAAAAAGGTATACCACAGAAGTTTGAACACTTTTTCATGTTGTCtgattataaaaaatcaaaatcctcATTGCAAGTAAGAATTCAATGGAATTTTTATATTCTATACTAGAAagatatttctctctttcttcctcctcccaACTTTCTCCCCaacaaaagacaaacaaaaaacctAGTTGCCACTCCCCCTCAATAGGTAAAGCTAAAACTATAAGGGAAAAGTATCtttgaatatttgaaaaaaaaaaaaaaacataaataaggCTTAGAAAAATATACAACTTCAGCAAGTTTAAGTTGCAAATATCATATACGCCAATGAGCTTTAGCTCCAATGGCACATTCTTCCCTTACAAGACCCACCGGGTGTGTAAACTTGCAAATAAAAAAGTAGCTACGTATATCATATAGTAAAGTATATAGAAGCAGAAATTAAATCATTAGGTTCTTAGAAGCATAGGCTCACCTCTCATAAAGGTCATGAAGGCTACTTACGTTCTTTATAAAAGCAATCATCAACATATGTCAATGCAATTATGCCACCTGAAACTACCAAAGATCGCTTTATACATTTTGATAGACATCTACACTTCTACTTGTCCTGTGCCAATGCATCTGAtgtacaacaaaaaaataattgaaatttgaatcttaaattTAAAGAGGTCACTAGCCCCTTTATTCAAATTACTTGAATTCTTCTCTGAATCAAAGTGTCACAAAATGTAAGAGCTTCCAATATTAATCACCATGAACAAAACCTGTACTTACACAATAAAATTATGCCTCAGGTTCTGCTGCTAATGTTTATAGGAAGAATAGTTGATATTAAGTCTTTATTGACAATAGCAGTAATCAACACACACTGATATCTAGTTTTGTAATAAACTTTTGAAGCATACTAGTGTGTTATTACCTTTGTAACATTAACCTCTAGGAGTGTACAATAACTGCAAGGCAACCATCTGGAAAATGAAAAGTTCCTTTATTTGGGTATTACAATGAGCAATAACCTACAGTCTTAAGTCTTAACCCAAGGCAACCTGCAatctaaaaaattcaaagattaagaaaaatatcgtactttattttttcaataaaatataggaacaatttcaaaataattaggaattattaattgattttaaagaATTCAAGTCGAAGTGGAGTGCCACGTAAAATCCATTACTGAAATTGTGAACTTCAAGACTCTAATTTCAACCTTTGTTTTCAATGAACACCATGATACTAATCAAAATAAAGAGTAAATGTAGATATAACttagttatttacaaaataacaGTTAGCAATTTAACTTAGGTTTTGTGAATTTCTGTTGTTCACATCATTATCACCATCATCTGTAGATACAACAGAAAATATCTGTAATGTAGGAATAGGTACCAGATTTAATCCTACAACCATTACCCCAATATCACCAAGTGCCGATTTTCACTCTATTCACACAACGAGAAATCAAAGCATCAAGATATATCACCTTATCCATAAATTGTTTGAAATAAGAAATAGATGAAGGAAAATTCACATCTTCTGCTTCCTAATATTTGAATAAATGATGTAAAGAAAATTCTAAACCATTGAGTTGTGATTTGTTGCAACCAAGAAGTTTCGATTAATCCACATTTTTTAAGTGCAATTCTCTCATGTGCTTCATTTGTTTCAAGATCTGATATTCATTAACTAAGAAAAAATTGACAAACTTGGAGagaacaatgaaaattttggattttgactTCTTTCAAGGACTGGGATAAAACAGAGATTTGTATAACAAGTTTTCTTACCGCCCCTTCCAACTCTAAGATGTAAGCACAATCCTCACCTGTTTCCTTTTGCATCATTGTGGTGACACTGATGAATTTTCCAGTATTTACAACAGAGGTGTGGGAACAAATCCCTACAATCAATGATATTGTCAAATTGGGGCAATCCTGAATATCAATGGCCATTTTGCCTCTTTCATACACTGGATTGCTTCCTCCTTCAACCACCTAAAATCTACACGCCcacctaataaataaaaattaaatcagcCCAAAAAAATCCCCACAACCAAAAAAGGAAGCATACGGAGAGGAAGTGCACGTTTAAAAGCATTGATCTTTCTCATTTGGTGAACTGAGACAAGGCCTTACCTTCAACTCATAAGctgatttcaaaaaattaattgtttataGAAATAGAATAAAGCTTCCAGTCACATTTGCTGAGTTCCCAGACAGAATGATACAAGGACTCCTACATGAAACATGAACATGATTAGAAAATTTTCACCAAAAACACAGAGAAAAGAACCAATCAGTATCAAGATTTGTTTTACTATAGCTGGAAATAGAATCATTCCATCGCTTCTGTTTGATAATTATTGATCCAAGAGAACCAATCGGACCTAATTTTGAGAAATACATTAAAGGGACTAGGTGATAAAAGTAACAATTTGTTTatcatatttccaaaaaaagaaaaaaaaaattgaaccctAATCTACTcagatttatttaattagaacATGCACTCCTATAGcaagtgaaaataaaataaaacaagcaTTGATATTAGTACATAAATGGAATGCATCAAGTCACACGGTATGAGAGACCAATTTTTTATGTCAATTAGGATAGCGTATGAAAGTTACCTCAATGGTTGATCAAATCCTGAAGTACACACCAAAACAATACATCCGGTCATGTTGCTGACATCTGCAGAAAGAATAACTTCAGCCTAGTAAACACCCAATATGGGACttatcacacacccacacaacaCACACTTAAAGTCAATATCCAATCAAATCCAGGGCATCACAGCAACCCCAATCACTTGTTCAGAAAGCTCTCCTCTTATTTCTTCATACATCACCTAGTGGctaattttactttgttttacACAATGAGAAATAAAGCACCTCATCAACTTAATTCGAAACACAAACATGTAATTTCTTAGAATAAAGAAACTGATTTGGGAAAATTCACATATTATTTTTCCTAATTGGGGGAAGATTTAAATTaaggaataaaaattaaaaatcgtATGATAGGATAAAAGAGGttaaaaggaaagagaagaaagaatgagACAGTACCTATGGttagttgatgaatttttgaacCGCACAATTGGTTTGATCAAGTTGCAATTATTATGAGCGAGTCTTCTGTGGTTCATTTGGTTCTTTATCTGAAATTCAATCACCAAGAAATATATTGAGATAGgcaatgagaaaaaaatgaggtaaagaagaaaaagaaattgggtttttgattttcaatGAAACATTGGATAAAACGGTGGTTTAGTTAGATACCTCAGTTGGTTTGTTGCCAAAGTACATCCCCGTACAAGTTTGGGATATGAGAAATCTTTAGCCAATCTTCGCCTGTTTCTCTCTTGCATCTTTTCAGTAAGATGGGACAGTCAAAGATTATTAGTGTGTTCAAAGAGGTAAGACCTTGTATCCCTTCAGGCAATGATTTTAATTTGGGGCAATCCCAAATTTTCAGTGTTTGTAAAGAGGTAAGACCTTGTATCCCTTCAGGCAATGATTTTAATTTGGGGCAAAACCCAATATCCAGTGTTTGTAAAGAGGTAAGGACATTGATCCCTTCAGGCAATGATATTAAATTGGGGCATCTCGTAATTTCAAGTGATTGAAGGCTCTTAAGGCCTTGCCATTCTACGGCATCCAAATTTGATAAATCAACCTCCATAGAACCCTGAATTTTCATATTCTTAAGCGAAACGTGGTTGGACAGGTTGGGTAAAGGTTCATTTAGAGTCCCAATTATCAGATTTTGTAATTTGGAGAGAGGGGCAAAGGAGGAGTTGGCAATCTCAATCTGGAGTGTTGATGTCTGCTTCAATGGCTTCAAGCTACACATATCCAATGCCAGCCATCCGACATTTGGAAACAGAGGCATGGAGGTAAGCTTAGGGCAATTCTCAATTTCTAAGACGGAAAGACCAGGAAAAAAGGGCAACAAATGATTGTTATCATCATCGACTTCCTCTGAAGAATCCCTTCTCTGTCGCCACCATCCCTTTAGATTAGGGCAGCGAAGGAGATAGAGTTCATTTAGAGATGGGATGAATGAAGAATTAGAGAGCTCCTCACCGTAATCTATCTCTGACATGTACTCTAGAGAATCCaatttgttgagagagagacgCTTGAGATTCGGAAGTTGCTCCAACAGTGGCAGATGTTGGCATTTGTTACAGTCTTCTAATCTAAATTCTACGAGAGTTGTGAGCGATGACATCCAATTTGGATATTTCACTCCCTCGTaattatataaacttatttcttgaagttttgGAAATTTCAACTCGTTTGGTCCCTGAAGGTCCTTCAATCCACTGTTACGCTTAAACCATGAACCGTCCCTTATCTCAAATTTTAATACTGACAAAGCTTGAAGACTAGTCATTTGCTCCCATCCACGTGGTATATGAGTCAAGGTATCGATCTCGAGAAGCCTAAGGTTGACCAATTTTGTAAAATCATTGGGCAATTTGGTAATAAAACGACATTTATATAGTTTGAGAGTCTGCAAATTATGCAATCTCGTAATAGAATTAGGAAGCATTCTAATGGAGTTTTCAGATAAATCAAGATACCTTAAATATTTCAACTTCTCAATAGAACTCGGAACGGTTCTAATGCCCATACGATGCAAATCCAACAAGCGAATGAACTTAAAACTTGCAACGATTTTAGAATCATAAATTGATTTATGTGGATCCCCAAATTGACCTTGCACCATAAATGTTCGTATCCTACTAGCTTTGAACAATGAAGTTGGAATTTGTGATAGTGACTCACCACCAAATGACGCATGAAGAATTTTTTCATCAATGATCTCTTTTTCTGAATTACAAGTGGTGTTGTAAGATCTCGCTACTAATTTTGCAAGATCATGCATAAGATCGTGCattttgaaatgtaaaataTTGCCCCTCTCATCCTTCTCAACTTCCTGAAAAAATGATCTCCAAAGTAAATCCATAATATACTCATGACCAACATCTTCTAGgcattgattttgatttaaagGCCTAATGAAACCTTGTGCCATCCACATTTGAATTAATGTTGGTTTATGAATTTTGTAATCTTTTGGAAATAAACAACAATAAGCAAAACATTGTTTCAAATATGATGGAAGATGATCATAACTCAACTTAAGTGTTGGTAGGATATCATTTTCTTCTTGAGGTACTTTTGAAAGCTCACTATCCTTAAAAGATAACCACTCTTTTTCCGTGTTTTTAAAGTATAATAGGCTTCCTATAGTCCTTATGGCAAGGGGGACTCCTTTACATCTTACAAGGATTTCCATTCCAATTTCCCTAATGTTTGAATTCAGTGAATCTTGTTCGTTTGCAAATGCAAACTGCTTAAATAAAGACCAAGACTTCTTTTTATCTAAACCCTCTAACATGTATGGTTGAATAGTTTTTGTAATCTCTGCCACTTTATTAATGCGTGTAGTCACTAACATTCTACTACCTCTTGCCCCACTCATTAAAAGACTTTTTAGTTTAAGCCATTTTTGAGGATCCTCATTCCACACATCATCCAACACAAGAAGGTATCTCTTTCCATCAATTTCTTTCTTCAGATTATTAATCAATGTGTTCAATTCAATTTCTTCTTGTTTCTTATTTTGTGCACactctaaaattttcttaacaatTACTTTTACTTCAAAATCATCAGAGACACACACCCAAAGCTTTTGCTCAAAATGATTTTGGATTTCTCTATCATTGAATATGAGTTGAGCTAATGTGGTCTTCCCCAGTCCTCCAAGTCCAACTATTGGAAGGATCAAAACACTCTCTTCAACATTGGGATCCAAAAGAATTTTTATAATCTCTTCCTTATCATTATCTCTCCCAATGACTTCTTCAGTTCGTACAAAAGAATGAGTTTCTCTCACCCTATAACCCCCCACTTGTGTCTCTACAGGACGTTCATCTAAGTGGAACCCCTTAATGTTTTTGATAGCATCTAGCCTTTCATTCATTGCCTTAACCTTATGACCCATTTTAAGACCAAATGCAAGCTGGTTGGATTTGGAAAAGAAGATGCGTACctcttttgctttcttattcCGTGTCATCACTTCCCGCCGTAAAGCTTCAGTGGAGATGTCATCCAGCAAGTCGTCCGCTTCATAAAGTGCATCGTTTAGCCTTTTCAGCCACACTCTGACTTGATTGTTGTGTTGCTGCTTCTCCTCTGCATCCTGAATCACAGCACTGATTGTCAAAACTGTGTCGTTGAGCTTTTCAATATCGTCTTTGAGATTCCAGAGTAGTACAATTTCTTGGGCTAAAAGGTTGCCCGCTTTCTCTGTGATCCCCTTAGCAACGCCAACCAAAGCTCCTTCGGCCATTTCTTAGTGGGA from Castanea sativa cultivar Marrone di Chiusa Pesio chromosome 11, ASM4071231v1 harbors:
- the LOC142614753 gene encoding putative disease resistance protein RGA3, which produces MAEGALVGVAKGITEKAGNLLAQEIVLLWNLKDDIEKLNDTVLTISAVIQDAEEKQQHNNQVRVWLKRLNDALYEADDLLDDISTEALRREVMTRNKKAKEVRIFFSKSNQLAFGLKMGHKVKAMNERLDAIKNIKGFHLDERPVETQVGGYRVRETHSFVRTEEVIGRDNDKEEIIKILLDPNVEESVLILPIVGLGGLGKTTLAQLIFNDREIQNHFEQKLWVCVSDDFEVKVIVKKILECAQNKKQEEIELNTLINNLKKEIDGKRYLLVLDDVWNEDPQKWLKLKSLLMSGARGSRMLVTTRINKVAEITKTIQPYMLEGLDKKKSWSLFKQFAFANEQDSLNSNIREIGMEILVRCKGVPLAIRTIGSLLYFKNTEKEWLSFKDSELSKVPQEENDILPTLKLSYDHLPSYLKQCFAYCCLFPKDYKIHKPTLIQMWMAQGFIRPLNQNQCLEDVGHEYIMDLLWRSFFQEVEKDERGNILHFKMHDLMHDLAKLVARSYNTTCNSEKEIIDEKILHASFGGESLSQIPTSLFKASRIRTFMVQGQFGDPHKSIYDSKIVASFKFIRLLDLHRMGIRTVPSSIEKLKYLRYLDLSENSIRMLPNSITRLHNLQTLKLYKCRFITKLPNDFTKLVNLRLLEIDTLTHIPRGWEQMTSLQALSVLKFEIRDGSWFKRNSGLKDLQGPNELKFPKLQEISLYNYEGVKYPNWMSSLTTLVEFRLEDCNKCQHLPLLEQLPNLKRLSLNKLDSLEYMSEIDYGEELSNSSFIPSLNELYLLRCPNLKGWWRQRRDSSEEVDDDNNHLLPFFPGLSVLEIENCPKLTSMPLFPNVGWLALDMCSLKPLKQTSTLQIEIANSSFAPLSKLQNLIIGTLNEPLPNLSNHVSLKNMKIQGSMEVDLSNLDAVEWQGLKSLQSLEITRCPNLISLPEGINVLTSLQTLDIGFCPKLKSLPEGIQGLTSLQTLKIWDCPKLKSLPEGIQGLTSLNTLIIFDCPILLKRCKRETGEDWLKISHIPNLYGDVLWQQTN